tgctgctcatccagttgacagaacagattttttttttttttcctatggatcatacctggaggactgagggattacatgaCATCTGTTCTAAAtgctaaaaatgctaaaaagaaaaaaaacaaaacaaaaaacaaaaacaaaacccaaacaaacaaacaaacaaaaaacaacaactacaatgCTACAATGTTGAATTTCCACCGTAAAAGTTACTTTTCTCTATTAGAAAGGCCACAAAATTTTAAAGGGTCTGACAagacaaataacaaaacaacttaataataaaacaagatttcctgtttaaaactgcagaTTGAGGCCCTACCTCGTTACAGTGGCATTTCACAGTAACAACAGTAGGCTTTcagttgcttgtttttttttttttggaaaattgGAAAATCGCAGTGACATGTTTGACTGCTTGACATGTGTGACGTCAGTTCAAATGGTTTGAATTATCGGAACAAGATCAGGGAAGTGGgcagggatagggggtaggtgaaaacagagagagatacaaaatacatacaagattactcaaacatgcatgagacaatccaaacacaaagtaaagtaaacaaatgatGACGGAACACTGGTATATGATACAAGTGGTTTTACATAACGTTGTACAGCTAATATCTCGTCCTTCGCAGGTGTTTTACTCAGACCCTCGCTACATCCTGTTCATCCACATGGTTCTGAATGACATGCTCCAGCTCATAGTCACTAGTACGCTGTTCGTCCTAAGCTACATCTTGTACCGCATCAATGTGTccttctgctgcttcttcatCTTGGTGGCCGTCTTCACCACCAGGAACACTCCCGTCAACCTAGCTGTCATGGCTATCGAACGCTACATCGCTATCTGTAACCCGCTACGGCACGGGCAAATTTGTACTGTCAGACGCACCTACTACGCCATTGGAGTCATGTGGTTTATCTGCGCAGCACCGGCCATTGCTGATTTGTTTACAACACTCGCCAAGGAACCTCTTAGCTTCTTCCGCAAATCTGTTTTCTGCATTCGACCAAATGTGTTCAGAGATCCGATTTTAGCTAAAAAACGATTAGCGTTTgacatcatttatttttcttttgttttcctaACACTTGTATATACTTATGTACGTATACTGTTTGCAGCGAGAGCGTTAGCTACGGCGAAGGTGTTAGCACAGAAAGCTAGGAATACTATTTTGCTACATGGAGTGCAGTTAGCAATGTGCATGCTATCTTACATATCACCTAGTCTGGAGGTTGTGCTACATTTGATTTTTCCAGCGTATATTTTGGAGATAAGGTTTGctaattatattattgtttatatctTGCCACGTTTTTTGAGCCCCATCATTTATGGAATGAGAGATGCAATGTTTAGGaagtacttcaaaatgtatttactcaGCAAAAGGTGTGCTGTTAAAAAAAGGAGAGTGGAGAACATAAATGACACTTAAACagcaatatacagtatatttccAAGATCCAGAAAGATTTGTGATGGTTCAAGTCCAAAGTGGCTGTCCATTTGA
The sequence above is drawn from the Periophthalmus magnuspinnatus isolate fPerMag1 chromosome 5, fPerMag1.2.pri, whole genome shotgun sequence genome and encodes:
- the LOC117370863 gene encoding odorant receptor 131-2-like — encoded protein: MVLNDMLQLIVTSTLFVLSYILYRINVSFCCFFILVAVFTTRNTPVNLAVMAIERYIAICNPLRHGQICTVRRTYYAIGVMWFICAAPAIADLFTTLAKEPLSFFRKSVFCIRPNVFRDPILAKKRLAFDIIYFSFVFLTLVYTYVRILFAARALATAKVLAQKARNTILLHGVQLAMCMLSYISPSLEVVLHLIFPAYILEIRFANYIIVYILPRFLSPIIYGMRDAMFRKYFKMYLLSKRCAVKKRRVENINDT